One segment of Mycoplasma sp. E35C DNA contains the following:
- the rpsR gene encoding 30S ribosomal protein S18, with protein MSDITKLPANNISEDKKPATAKPATTKPGFDKKKFFKNKTRKLCHFCAKGILKVDYKDVNTLRKNINSYAKIVSRRQTGNCSLHQRHVSNAIKRARIVALLPFVKD; from the coding sequence ATGAGCGACATTACAAAATTACCAGCTAACAACATTAGTGAAGACAAAAAACCAGCAACAGCTAAACCAGCAACAACTAAACCAGGTTTTGACAAGAAGAAATTCTTCAAAAACAAAACAAGAAAACTTTGTCACTTCTGTGCTAAGGGTATCTTAAAAGTTGATTACAAAGATGTAAACACTTTAAGAAAAAACATTAACTCTTACGCTAAAATCGTGTCAAGAAGACAAACTGGAAACTGTAGCTTACACCAAAGACATGTTTCTAACGCAATCAAAAGAGCAAGAATCGTAGCATTACTTCCTTTTGTTAAAGATTAA
- a CDS encoding single-stranded DNA-binding protein has translation MNRVILVGVLTDIPKEFVFRDNKGCELKLVVQTNDMQQTMYPRDPYFFTVNLWNKNAEYALNSLDKGDLVSIEGYLKSEQQTSSNGRDYFRISIVVERVKKIPLAFNQSGNRYVPNQNRFNNRIDYKSFNNQNNNNGFNNGFNKPFDVDDEPFDPPATTEIKGYRESYDLEDIKKVEPKEFAQFSTPSSYKANHSLIDEDNEEDLSMDMDDWMNENQ, from the coding sequence ATGAATCGTGTAATTCTTGTCGGAGTCCTTACAGATATACCAAAAGAATTCGTTTTTCGCGATAACAAAGGTTGTGAGTTAAAACTTGTTGTTCAAACAAATGATATGCAACAAACAATGTATCCGAGAGACCCTTACTTTTTTACTGTAAATCTTTGGAACAAAAACGCTGAATATGCTCTAAATAGCTTAGATAAAGGTGATTTAGTTTCAATCGAAGGATACTTAAAATCTGAACAACAAACAAGCAGTAACGGTAGAGATTATTTCAGAATATCAATTGTTGTTGAACGTGTTAAAAAAATTCCATTAGCCTTCAACCAATCAGGTAACCGTTATGTGCCTAATCAAAACCGATTTAACAATCGAATTGATTACAAATCTTTTAATAATCAAAACAACAATAATGGATTTAATAATGGATTTAATAAACCGTTTGATGTTGATGATGAACCGTTTGATCCACCAGCAACAACTGAAATCAAGGGTTATCGTGAATCTTACGATTTAGAAGATATCAAAAAAGTAGAACCAAAAGAATTTGCCCAATTCAGCACACCATCATCATATAAAGCTAACCATAGTTTAATCGATGAAGATAACGAAGAAGATCTATCTATGGATATGGATGACTGAATGAACGAAAATCAATAA
- the rpsF gene encoding 30S ribosomal protein S6: protein MAKYEIMLLVSGKLNQKEAQAVNDELKAILKTNDITEEYLGQKTLEYPINKEVTAHYYNLFFTSGADVIHEYKRLAGIRKDVLRTLIINTEKDFGYRATQNKKKVEIAKQKQARYEEIMKQIQENGFFQIKGSRRNSKVEKASAKETWILREKFGDDLPEQKIPVLKKINLNKKPAAAKKPAGETKPKAE, encoded by the coding sequence ATGGCAAAATATGAAATTATGCTATTGGTAAGCGGAAAGCTTAACCAAAAAGAAGCACAAGCTGTTAATGATGAATTAAAAGCTATTTTAAAAACAAATGATATTACTGAAGAATACTTAGGTCAAAAAACTTTAGAATATCCAATTAATAAAGAAGTTACAGCTCACTACTACAACCTATTTTTCACAAGTGGTGCTGATGTAATTCACGAATATAAGCGTTTAGCTGGTATTAGAAAAGATGTTCTTAGAACATTAATTATTAATACTGAAAAAGACTTTGGTTACAGAGCAACTCAAAACAAGAAAAAAGTTGAAATTGCTAAACAAAAACAAGCAAGATATGAAGAAATCATGAAACAAATTCAAGAAAATGGTTTCTTCCAAATCAAAGGATCTAGAAGAAATTCAAAAGTTGAAAAAGCATCTGCTAAAGAAACTTGAATTCTTCGTGAAAAATTTGGTGATGATTTACCAGAACAAAAAATCCCAGTTCTTAAAAAAATCAACTTAAACAAAAAACCAGCTGCAGCTAAAAAACCTGCTGGTGAAACTAAACCAAAAGCTGAATAG
- a CDS encoding nicotinate phosphoribosyltransferase translates to MKREKSVLITDEINQHLINLIPVDAYKLCHRMMYPANTTNLFSTLTARKTSLKDFTTHAWNAEFTTKIVQDIMQRFVSSLIALHNETDHQIKNLVEDKLNRVFSNQEFTDDFIAALLDLAKYAAKHNRLPLIISVHESDNYLDFNQPLLTICGEEGIDKNHVWLINYFETIILQNIWQYQTSLTMAREFYDLCTNYAIKTTNSTDFIKYQCHDFSMRGMSSFRSSIYSANAHLQFFNGSDSILGGFNAESVIASEHSVMCADGIENEAKTYERLLDIFKEGVLSLVVDSWDIWNVLDNIIPSYKDKILSRNGKLVVRPDSGDPIEVICGKNYDPNDKSTWGTIHYLDHHFGSTVNSKGYKELNDKVGIIYGDAITLTRIKMILKELEKQGYASSNIVFGIGATTYQGLTRDTLGFVIKLTAIQKEIDGNFEWFNIKKTPKTDQSKQSLTGRFFSDKLVRIY, encoded by the coding sequence ATGAAACGCGAAAAAAGCGTGCTAATAACTGATGAGATAAATCAACATTTAATTAATTTAATTCCAGTTGATGCTTATAAGTTATGTCACAGAATGATGTATCCAGCCAACACGACGAATTTATTTTCAACACTAACGGCTAGAAAAACATCACTTAAAGACTTTACTACACATGCATGAAATGCAGAGTTTACTACCAAAATTGTGCAAGACATCATGCAACGATTTGTTTCATCACTAATTGCATTACATAATGAAACTGATCATCAGATTAAAAATTTAGTTGAAGATAAATTAAACCGTGTATTTAGCAATCAAGAATTTACTGATGATTTTATTGCTGCGTTATTAGATTTAGCAAAATATGCAGCCAAACACAATCGCTTACCATTAATTATTTCAGTGCATGAATCTGATAATTATTTAGATTTCAATCAACCCTTATTAACCATTTGTGGAGAAGAAGGAATTGATAAAAATCATGTATGGTTAATTAACTATTTTGAAACAATTATTTTACAAAATATTTGACAATATCAAACATCATTAACCATGGCGAGAGAATTTTATGATTTATGCACGAATTATGCGATAAAAACAACCAATTCTACAGATTTCATTAAGTATCAATGTCATGATTTTTCAATGCGTGGTATGAGTTCGTTTAGATCATCAATTTATTCAGCCAATGCTCATCTACAATTCTTTAATGGAAGCGATTCAATTTTAGGTGGATTTAATGCTGAATCAGTGATTGCTTCTGAACACAGTGTGATGTGCGCTGATGGTATTGAAAACGAAGCAAAAACATACGAACGATTGTTAGATATTTTTAAAGAAGGTGTTTTATCTTTAGTTGTTGATTCATGAGATATTTGAAATGTTCTAGATAACATTATTCCAAGTTATAAAGATAAAATTTTATCTCGTAATGGTAAATTAGTAGTTCGTCCTGATAGTGGTGATCCAATTGAAGTTATCTGTGGTAAAAATTATGATCCAAATGATAAATCAACATGAGGGACGATCCATTATTTAGACCATCATTTTGGCAGCACAGTTAATTCTAAAGGTTATAAGGAATTAAATGATAAAGTCGGAATCATTTATGGTGATGCGATCACTTTAACAAGAATTAAAATGATTCTTAAAGAATTAGAAAAACAAGGTTATGCTTCTAGCAATATCGTTTTTGGTATTGGTGCAACAACTTATCAAGGACTAACCAGAGACACTCTTGGATTTGTCATTAAATTAACTGCAATTCAAAAAGAAATAGACGGTAATTTTGAATGATTCAATATTAAAAAAACACCAAAAACAGATCAATCAAAACAATCATTAACTGGTCGTTTTTTCAGTGACAAATTAGTTCGTATTTATTAA
- a CDS encoding alpha/beta fold hydrolase, whose protein sequence is MAKEIKGIDLQHLDVKKSINKNNNVNLIFCHGLASEPRMHHDIVADLKNVNYYGLGFPGHIDVEAKFSTKELNIVYFARLLVGFLRKNNKLNNIILAGHSMGCAVIMLALKILSPSEKKKIKKIILAAPLTITTAFTALGFSKYLFTDANKIKRKEINKFLKDLFYNHQYYVDHFEDFFDLEFYKKHQKEQKKIVLSILKPTTIKKVIDAYHKFDQYEKVTFITGDKDRLVPFTIIHAYIKNFFKKAKHIEFLKAGHLLLLEHKDKYLELINQAINDVKS, encoded by the coding sequence ATGGCTAAAGAAATAAAAGGCATTGATCTGCAACATTTAGATGTCAAAAAATCGATAAATAAAAACAACAATGTTAACTTAATTTTTTGTCATGGTTTAGCATCAGAGCCAAGAATGCATCATGATATTGTTGCTGATTTAAAGAATGTTAATTATTACGGATTAGGTTTTCCTGGTCATATTGATGTTGAAGCAAAATTTAGCACCAAAGAGTTAAATATCGTTTATTTTGCTAGATTGCTTGTTGGTTTTTTAAGAAAAAACAACAAGCTTAATAATATTATTTTAGCTGGACATTCAATGGGTTGCGCTGTGATTATGTTGGCCTTAAAAATACTTAGTCCATCTGAAAAAAAGAAGATTAAAAAAATTATTTTAGCAGCACCATTAACGATTACAACCGCTTTTACTGCATTAGGATTTAGCAAATATTTATTTACGGATGCTAATAAAATTAAAAGAAAAGAAATTAATAAATTTTTAAAAGATCTTTTTTATAACCATCAATATTATGTTGATCATTTTGAAGATTTTTTTGATTTAGAGTTTTATAAAAAACACCAAAAAGAACAGAAGAAAATTGTTTTATCAATCTTAAAACCAACAACAATTAAAAAGGTTATTGATGCTTATCATAAGTTTGATCAATACGAAAAAGTTACATTCATTACAGGCGATAAAGATCGTTTAGTTCCGTTTACAATCATTCATGCTTATATTAAGAATTTCTTTAAAAAAGCCAAGCATATTGAATTTTTAAAAGCAGGACATCTTTTGTTATTAGAACACAAAGATAAATATTTAGAATTAATTAATCAAGCAATCAACGATGTCAAATCTTAA
- a CDS encoding MG296/MPN423 family protein produces the protein MSNLNLYIKNLKLLLDSINLEKLIENYNKILDNSMHTRILYDDDEYAEIDFFEKPIEGEINFVKNQLIIEVDEHINDILKTKFSEQKKLALLQDQFYNLIQAIALTKNLSLKRINKLLQNE, from the coding sequence ATGTCAAATCTTAATTTATATATCAAGAACTTAAAACTATTATTAGATAGTATCAATCTAGAAAAACTAATTGAGAACTATAATAAAATTTTAGATAACTCAATGCATACTAGAATTTTGTACGACGATGATGAGTATGCTGAAATTGATTTTTTTGAAAAACCAATTGAAGGTGAAATTAACTTTGTTAAAAACCAATTAATTATTGAAGTTGATGAGCACATTAATGACATTTTAAAAACTAAGTTTAGTGAACAAAAAAAATTAGCACTATTACAAGACCAGTTTTATAATTTGATCCAAGCAATAGCACTAACTAAAAATTTAAGTTTAAAAAGAATTAATAAATTATTACAAAACGAATAA
- a CDS encoding Cof-type HAD-IIB family hydrolase → MVKNNIEWVLSDLDGTLLRYENGEHIVEDDAIRAIEKLVAKNVTFTIATGRKHSDVINFINKYDLADKTKYIIACNGAIIYDLEKNEIIQNNFLTKSVKTKVMKAIDEFKKETKKDCIVLSYDVNNNIYLYDKDKKFDKKTIEELFLYEGEFSANNYIEIDDLNAHDDLIKLIFFFNRKTMKETINDYLAKFISLTKLDSSDCIAVSPMSFELNSANTSKGNAILQLNKILKKDLKKTMSIGDSFNDISMFQVTGVSVSLESSHKEVQNNATNILDAKASQVVADAIELFVL, encoded by the coding sequence ATGGTTAAAAATAATATTGAATGAGTGCTGAGTGATCTTGACGGTACTTTACTTCGTTATGAAAACGGCGAACATATCGTTGAAGACGACGCAATTCGTGCAATTGAAAAACTTGTTGCTAAAAATGTTACTTTTACGATTGCTACTGGTCGAAAGCATTCGGATGTAATTAACTTTATTAACAAGTATGATTTAGCTGATAAAACCAAATACATCATTGCTTGTAATGGTGCAATTATTTATGATTTAGAAAAAAATGAAATCATTCAAAATAACTTTTTAACTAAATCAGTTAAAACCAAAGTTATGAAAGCAATCGATGAATTCAAAAAAGAAACTAAAAAAGATTGCATTGTCTTATCTTATGATGTTAATAACAATATTTATCTATATGATAAGGACAAGAAATTTGATAAAAAAACCATCGAAGAATTGTTTTTATACGAAGGGGAATTTTCAGCGAACAATTATATTGAAATCGATGATTTAAATGCCCACGATGATTTAATCAAATTAATCTTCTTCTTTAATCGTAAAACGATGAAAGAAACAATTAATGATTATTTAGCTAAATTCATTAGTTTAACTAAATTAGATTCAAGTGATTGTATTGCAGTTTCGCCAATGTCATTTGAATTAAATTCAGCCAACACTTCTAAGGGTAATGCGATTTTACAACTAAATAAAATCCTTAAAAAGGATCTGAAAAAAACAATGAGTATTGGTGATTCGTTCAATGATATCTCAATGTTTCAAGTAACTGGAGTGAGTGTTAGTTTAGAATCATCGCATAAAGAAGTGCAAAATAACGCCACCAATATTCTAGATGCTAAAGCATCACAAGTTGTTGCTGACGCAATTGAATTATTCGTTTTGTAA
- the pta gene encoding phosphate acetyltransferase: MSILIEQLKNTIRESKKTPEILLVEGWHPYVQQAAKKLVAEKLIKPVLIFRTVDEIPADFDPTIKRYVIEKMDLSKYATYLFKLREKKGMTLEVANEEVKKPNVLAALLVKLQEVDGEVCGKEYTTKDTLRPALQIIKTAPDAKIVASVNIMEKGEEQLVFADCAINIYPTAEELAEIAKAAINFSKSVLHTKNVNLAMLSYSTMNSGAGESVDKVKAATKILEESEAAKLASICGPMQFDAAYVEEVRKQKAPHLNWEKGANAFVFPNIDAGNIGYKIAQRLGGYESIGPILTGLAKPVNDLSRGADANEIYSVAIITATQALSQMQ; the protein is encoded by the coding sequence ATGAGTATACTAATTGAACAATTAAAGAACACAATCAGAGAATCTAAAAAAACTCCAGAAATCTTATTGGTTGAAGGATGACATCCATATGTTCAACAAGCTGCTAAAAAACTAGTAGCTGAAAAATTAATTAAACCAGTTTTAATTTTTAGAACAGTTGATGAAATTCCAGCTGATTTTGATCCAACTATCAAACGCTATGTAATTGAAAAAATGGATCTATCAAAATACGCAACTTATTTATTTAAGTTACGTGAAAAGAAAGGTATGACCTTAGAAGTTGCTAATGAAGAAGTGAAAAAACCAAATGTTTTAGCTGCTTTATTAGTTAAATTACAAGAAGTTGATGGTGAAGTGTGTGGTAAAGAATACACAACAAAAGACACCCTTCGTCCTGCTTTACAAATTATTAAAACTGCACCAGATGCTAAGATTGTTGCTTCAGTAAATATTATGGAAAAAGGCGAAGAACAACTAGTATTTGCTGACTGTGCTATTAATATTTATCCAACAGCTGAAGAACTAGCTGAAATTGCTAAGGCTGCTATTAATTTCAGTAAATCAGTTTTACACACTAAAAATGTTAATTTAGCGATGCTAAGTTATTCAACAATGAACTCAGGTGCTGGTGAATCTGTTGATAAAGTTAAAGCTGCAACTAAGATTTTAGAAGAATCAGAAGCTGCTAAATTAGCTTCAATTTGTGGTCCAATGCAATTTGATGCTGCTTATGTTGAAGAAGTAAGAAAACAAAAAGCTCCTCATTTAAATTGAGAAAAAGGTGCTAACGCTTTTGTTTTCCCTAACATTGATGCTGGAAATATTGGTTATAAAATTGCCCAAAGATTGGGTGGTTATGAATCAATCGGTCCAATTCTAACTGGATTAGCTAAACCTGTTAATGACCTAAGCCGTGGTGCTGATGCTAATGAAATTTACAGTGTTGCTATTATTACTGCAACTCAAGCTTTAAGTCAAATGCAATAA
- the ylqF gene encoding ribosome biogenesis GTPase YlqF: protein MNHSKINWFPGHMKKTLDDINKVKKQIDLVIQVLDARAINLTSNPELLQIFNNKTIINIALKSDWADLNYEYDKNTIITSIKDKNFNNVVINRIYQIVSDKIKKLQNKGLVTPHFSIMVIGLPNIGKSSLINALIKKNHHKVENKAGVTKRQSFVKLNKNFTLYDTPGVLYKKIDEFELGAKLSLLNLINLEVIPMQEVLQFGYQYLYQHYQDELLNCYQQTQLPEDFFAFIDDYAHKKGFLNKGNLVDFNATYMNFFKDISLGKITKLNYEKK, encoded by the coding sequence ATGAACCATTCCAAAATTAACTGGTTTCCAGGGCACATGAAAAAAACCTTGGATGACATCAATAAGGTTAAAAAACAGATTGATCTAGTCATTCAAGTGCTTGATGCTAGAGCCATTAATTTAACATCTAACCCTGAATTATTACAGATTTTTAATAACAAAACAATCATTAACATTGCTCTTAAATCAGATTGGGCTGATTTAAATTATGAGTATGATAAAAACACGATTATCACCAGTATTAAAGATAAAAACTTTAATAATGTCGTAATCAACCGTATTTATCAAATTGTTAGTGACAAGATTAAAAAATTACAAAATAAGGGGTTAGTTACCCCTCATTTTAGTATTATGGTGATTGGTTTGCCTAATATTGGTAAATCTTCATTGATTAACGCTTTAATTAAGAAAAACCATCATAAAGTTGAAAACAAAGCAGGGGTAACCAAACGCCAAAGCTTTGTTAAACTTAATAAAAACTTTACTTTATATGATACCCCTGGAGTGTTGTATAAAAAGATTGATGAATTTGAACTAGGAGCTAAATTAAGTTTATTAAACTTAATCAATCTAGAAGTAATTCCGATGCAAGAAGTGCTGCAATTTGGCTATCAATATTTATATCAACACTACCAGGATGAATTATTGAATTGCTATCAACAAACACAATTGCCAGAAGACTTCTTTGCTTTCATTGACGATTACGCCCACAAAAAAGGTTTTTTAAATAAAGGTAATTTAGTTGATTTTAATGCCACCTACATGAATTTTTTTAAAGATATTTCATTAGGTAAAATCACAAAACTAAATTATGAAAAAAAATAA
- a CDS encoding YitT family protein, whose product MSLKSSKDKLANFADSLNKVTVSRTRLRSSLLNFAGLYGPKKLWTRIILIVVISVIQGLVSLFFIRNSGLYNLGVSSLTQGLARTLFVFLPANLPKDLIFNLTFWVLYILINIPLIIFSYFKVGKRFTILTTIYVVLANLVGLTFGFIPGISDVGIFTINTAGNSSIIHEVHVAHNNNQLTELYNKLVESYNPQTNTFVLTDLGKQLGYIPLIWENNNEVNKILSMFLYAFIAGSISSVLYTILFVIGASTGGMDFVSQYVAKIKRKSIAGILFYTNFTTLLIAVIIGSYVPASHVLQQLDGLKIPNSENYFKSLSWAPSLLFSPNFIGSILAALVVSMFLDALFPRYKMAKIEIYSNNSERIRQTLLSDHHPHTMSISKIVGGFSKEEREMISTTTLFVEIPRIIRLIREVDKDCLISITQIRGIDGWMYITEE is encoded by the coding sequence ATGTCTCTAAAGAGCTCAAAAGATAAACTGGCTAATTTTGCTGATTCGCTAAATAAAGTTACGGTCAGTCGTACAAGACTACGATCTTCTTTATTAAATTTTGCTGGTTTGTATGGACCAAAGAAATTATGAACAAGAATTATCTTAATTGTTGTAATTTCAGTAATCCAAGGTTTAGTTAGTTTATTTTTCATTCGCAACTCAGGTTTATATAATTTAGGTGTTTCTTCATTAACCCAAGGGTTAGCAAGAACACTTTTTGTTTTCTTGCCTGCAAACTTACCGAAGGACTTAATTTTCAATTTAACCTTCTGGGTTTTATATATTCTTATTAATATCCCGCTCATCATCTTTTCTTATTTTAAAGTTGGTAAACGCTTTACGATCCTAACAACAATTTATGTTGTTTTGGCAAACTTAGTAGGGCTAACTTTTGGATTTATTCCAGGGATTTCTGATGTTGGGATTTTTACGATTAATACTGCAGGAAATAGTTCAATCATTCACGAAGTTCATGTGGCTCATAACAATAACCAATTAACTGAACTTTATAATAAATTGGTTGAATCTTACAATCCACAAACCAACACTTTTGTATTAACTGATCTAGGTAAACAACTAGGATATATTCCGTTGATTTGAGAAAACAATAATGAAGTAAATAAGATCTTATCAATGTTCTTATATGCGTTTATTGCTGGATCAATTTCATCAGTTTTATACACAATTTTATTCGTAATTGGTGCTTCTACTGGAGGAATGGATTTTGTTTCTCAGTATGTTGCAAAAATTAAACGTAAATCAATTGCTGGGATCTTATTCTATACCAACTTTACAACCTTATTAATAGCTGTAATTATTGGTTCATACGTTCCTGCTTCTCATGTTTTACAACAACTAGATGGCTTAAAGATTCCGAATAGCGAAAACTATTTCAAATCATTATCTTGAGCACCATCATTATTATTCTCACCAAACTTTATTGGTTCAATATTAGCAGCATTAGTTGTTTCAATGTTCTTGGATGCTTTATTCCCAAGATATAAGATGGCTAAGATTGAAATTTATTCAAACAATTCTGAACGCATTCGCCAAACTTTACTTTCAGACCATCACCCACATACGATGTCAATATCAAAAATTGTTGGTGGTTTTTCAAAAGAAGAACGTGAGATGATTTCAACAACAACACTATTCGTTGAAATTCCAAGAATCATCCGTTTAATCCGTGAAGTTGATAAGGATTGTTTAATCTCAATTACGCAAATCCGTGGTATTGATGGTTGGATGTATATTACTGAAGAATAA
- the rplS gene encoding 50S ribosomal protein L19: protein MSNKINKHTIINYVNNLQLKKNVPNFQVGDMVSVSIKIADEKKTRIQKFDGLVLRRKGSGLSETFIVRKESSGVGVEKNFHVHNPNIEIELKRKGKVRRAYISYMRDRSGKSARIKEKVVTKK, encoded by the coding sequence ATGTCAAACAAAATTAACAAACACACAATTATCAATTACGTTAATAACCTACAATTAAAGAAAAACGTTCCAAACTTCCAAGTAGGTGATATGGTTTCAGTATCAATTAAGATTGCTGATGAAAAGAAAACCAGAATTCAAAAATTCGATGGTTTAGTTTTAAGAAGAAAAGGTTCAGGTTTATCTGAAACTTTCATCGTTCGTAAAGAATCTAGTGGTGTTGGTGTGGAAAAAAACTTCCATGTTCACAACCCAAACATTGAAATCGAATTAAAACGTAAAGGTAAAGTTAGAAGAGCTTACATTTCATACATGAGAGATCGTTCTGGTAAATCTGCTCGTATTAAAGAAAAAGTTGTTACTAAAAAATAA
- the trmD gene encoding tRNA (guanosine(37)-N1)-methyltransferase TrmD has translation MKIVVLTLFDQFVRSYFDYSIIKNALNKNAVELEVINFRDYATDKHKTVDDTIYGGSAGMLLKLEPLVNCLRDIKKTKFKNPEKIKSYLLSPQGEVYDQKKAVALSQSDHDLILISGRYEGFDERIYHYVDGALSVGDFVLTGGELGALIIIDSIVRLLPNVINKDSLINESFNNYLLDYPMYTKPSNFEGHQVPEVLMSGNHELINKYNQIQAVRNTMKKRPDLYLKYISNKK, from the coding sequence ATGAAGATTGTTGTTTTAACGCTTTTTGATCAATTTGTAAGATCTTATTTTGATTACTCAATTATCAAAAATGCCTTAAACAAGAATGCTGTAGAGCTTGAAGTAATTAACTTTCGTGATTATGCAACAGACAAGCATAAAACCGTAGATGATACGATTTATGGTGGATCAGCTGGAATGTTGTTAAAACTAGAACCGTTGGTTAATTGCTTACGAGATATTAAAAAAACTAAATTCAAAAACCCAGAAAAGATTAAATCATATTTACTTTCACCACAAGGAGAAGTATATGATCAAAAAAAAGCAGTTGCTTTAAGTCAATCTGATCATGATTTAATCTTAATTTCAGGAAGATACGAAGGATTTGACGAACGCATATATCATTATGTAGATGGAGCGTTATCCGTGGGTGACTTCGTCTTAACAGGCGGGGAATTGGGAGCACTCATCATTATTGATAGCATCGTCAGGTTGTTGCCTAATGTAATTAATAAAGATAGTTTAATCAACGAATCATTTAATAATTACCTCTTAGACTATCCGATGTACACCAAACCTTCAAACTTTGAAGGTCATCAAGTTCCTGAAGTATTAATGAGTGGCAATCATGAATTGATTAATAAGTATAATCAAATTCAAGCCGTTCGTAATACAATGAAAAAACGACCAGATCTGTATCTAAAATACATATCAAATAAGAAGTAA
- the rpsP gene encoding 30S ribosomal protein S16: MVKIRLMRLGRHKLPSYRMVVVDSRVKRDGSYIELIGHVDPINGTNKLNGQLAIEWLKKGAQPTDTAKSILSKEGIWKQYTEAKLKKA, from the coding sequence TTGGTAAAAATTAGATTAATGCGTCTGGGACGCCACAAATTACCATCATATCGTATGGTTGTGGTTGATTCTAGAGTAAAACGCGATGGTAGTTATATTGAATTAATTGGTCACGTTGATCCAATTAACGGTACTAACAAACTAAATGGTCAATTAGCTATCGAATGACTTAAAAAAGGTGCACAACCTACTGATACAGCAAAATCAATTCTTTCAAAAGAAGGAATTTGAAAACAATATACAGAAGCTAAACTTAAAAAAGCTTAG
- the rplQ gene encoding 50S ribosomal protein L17 — translation MSYINKKGKTTSTRLMIIRQQVSDCLSYNEIQTTLTKAKETQKHLEKLITVAKQDTIANRRKAKAILLNTQVCSADELVDHLFKKVAPVFKDRPGGYTRVLKLGARMGDATEMAILQFVDKVPKYSAKKKKATKKPAAAVKKVEVKPTTEAKAEQPVK, via the coding sequence ATGTCATACATTAATAAAAAAGGTAAAACTACATCAACTCGTTTGATGATTATTCGTCAACAAGTTAGTGATTGCTTAAGTTATAACGAAATTCAAACAACTTTAACTAAAGCAAAAGAAACTCAAAAGCATTTAGAAAAACTGATTACGGTTGCTAAACAAGATACAATCGCAAACAGAAGAAAAGCAAAAGCAATTTTATTAAACACTCAAGTTTGTTCAGCAGATGAACTAGTTGATCACTTGTTTAAAAAAGTAGCTCCAGTATTCAAAGACCGTCCAGGTGGTTATACTCGTGTGCTTAAATTAGGTGCTAGAATGGGTGATGCTACTGAAATGGCAATTTTACAATTCGTTGATAAAGTTCCTAAGTATAGTGCTAAAAAGAAAAAAGCAACCAAAAAACCAGCTGCAGCTGTAAAAAAAGTTGAAGTTAAACCAACAACTGAAGCAAAAGCTGAACAACCAGTTAAGTAA